The Methanothermobacter sp. sequence TTTTTATTTTTTGTAGTATGAATGCTGATATTTCTTGTGGTGTGAATTCTTTGTCTTGGATTTTTATTTTCCTATTGGTGCCCATGCTCCTTTTGATGGCTGTGATTGTGTTTTCTGGGTTTGTGATTGCCTGTCTTCTGGCTGGTTCTCCTACTAGCATTTGTCCGTCTTCTGTGAATGCGACAATACTTGGGAATGTTTTACCATATAGTGATGCGCCTTCTGCACTTGGTATCATTGTGGGTTTACCGCCTAGGAGTACTGCTGCGGCAGAGTTGCTTGTCCCAAGGTCTATTCCTATGATTTTTTCCTTTTTCGCCACTTAATCACCCCTTAGTCCTTTTTACATACTTTTACGAGGGATGGTTTTATTATCTTGTCCTTTAGCATGTAACCTCTTGATATTTCTTCGATTATTTCTCCGTTTTTGTATTTTTCATGGTTTTCTACTTGGATTGCTTCATGTTTGAATGGGTCGAATTTTTCTCCTTTAGTGGGTATTCTTTGTAGGCCTTCTTTTTCTAGGATGTTGTTGAATTTTCTGTAGATGAGATTTAGACCATCTTCGAAGTCTTTGGGACTTTTGCAGTTGTCCATGGCTCGTTCCATGTCCTCTAGCACGTCTACTAGTTTTAGTATGAGTTTTTCATTGGCGTATTCTATTATCTGGGTTTCTTGTTTTTCTCTTTGTTTTTTATAATTTTCAAAGTCGGCTTGTAATCTTTGCAAATGTGAAATATGTTCTTCTATTTCATCTTCCTTTTTTGATAATTCTTTTTTGAGTTCTTTTAATCTTTTTGTGCATTTTTCAAGTTCTTTTTCACTTTTTTTCTTTTTCTGTTTTGGCATTGGGTCACCCTATTAAAGTTACAAAAGGTTATAATTTTAGGTTCAAAAGAGTTATAGTTACAAAACGTTATATAAATCTTTCGTCAAATGATTATAACAATGACAAAGAATATAGATAACATGGACATGGAAGCCCTATTAGATGTTATGGGATGCAGGACAAGACGCGAAATCATAAACCTGCTAAGGGAGGAACCAAGATTCGTAAGTCAAATATCAAAGGAGCTAAAGATAGGTCAGAAGGCCATAATAGAACATTTAAGGGCCATGGAAGAAGTAGGGATACTAGACTCCTTCTTTAAGAAAATAGAACGTGGAAGACCGCGTAAATATTATAATATTTCTAATGACATCCACCTCAGCATCATAATAAACAAGAACACCTTCAAAATAGACCTTATAGAAGAAGATGAGGAATTTTTCACCAGTGAATGGTCAAGACTCATGAAAATAGAAACAAGAATAAAAAGGGGTGATAAAGGGGCGGTGAAAGAATTAAAGAAGTTA is a genomic window containing:
- a CDS encoding nucleotide exchange factor GrpE, translated to MPKQKKKKSEKELEKCTKRLKELKKELSKKEDEIEEHISHLQRLQADFENYKKQREKQETQIIEYANEKLILKLVDVLEDMERAMDNCKSPKDFEDGLNLIYRKFNNILEKEGLQRIPTKGEKFDPFKHEAIQVENHEKYKNGEIIEEISRGYMLKDKIIKPSLVKVCKKD
- a CDS encoding ArsR family transcriptional regulator; translated protein: MTKNIDNMDMEALLDVMGCRTRREIINLLREEPRFVSQISKELKIGQKAIIEHLRAMEEVGILDSFFKKIERGRPRKYYNISNDIHLSIIINKNTFKIDLIEEDEEFFTSEWSRLMKIETRIKRGDKGAVKELKKLIRVYESLKKKAEKILQENPL